The following is a genomic window from Hymenobacter sp. APR13.
CTTGCCGAAAAGGACGTTATTGCCCTGATGCGCCGCGAAATGAAGGCGTCCTCGTTTCGGATGTGGCGGGCCCGTATGAGCGGCCGCGCCACCAAGCACCGCGCCCTGCGCTCCGACGACGTGGACGGCTTCAAAAGCAACCAGCAGCGCAGCATCTCCCTCAACAAAATCAGCAAGCGGTAGCGCCCCTTTCCCGTCATGAGCACGCACCTGCGCAAACTCCACGCCGGCCAGGCCCACCCCGAGCCCACTGCCGCCCCCAACCTTAGCTTCCCCACCCGCTACGCGGACATTCTGGACCGGGTAGCGGCCATCGACCCGGTGCGTTACGGCCGCTCGCGCAACTTCCTCAACGGGGCCCTCACGTATCTGTCGCCCTACCTGAGCCGGGGCGTTATCAGCACCCGGCAGGTGTACGAGGCCCTGCAGGCCCGCGGCTTCGCCTTCGACGACATGCAGAAGCTGGCCAGCGAGCTGGGCTGGCGCGACTTTTTCCAGCGGGTGTGGGAGGCCCGCGGCGACGAGCTGTTTACTGATTTGCGCCAGCCCCAGCCCGGCGCGCAGCACCACCAGCTGCCCCGGGCCCTGCCCGAAGCCCGCACCGGTATTGCGGCCGTGGATGGGTATTTGCGCCGGCTGCCCGCCACCGGCTACCTGCACAACCACCTGCGCATGTACGTGGCCAGTCTGGCCTGCAACATCGGGCGGGCGCACTGGTCGGCCCCGGCCGCCTGGCTTTACTACCATCTGCTCGACGGCGACCTGGCCAGCAACACCTGCAGCTGGCAGTGGGTGGCCGGCGCGTTTGCCAGCAAGCAGTATTACTGCAACCAGGAAAACATCAACCACTACACCGGCAGTCAGCAGCGCCACACCTACCTCGACGTAGCCTACGGCGAGCTGCCCACGCTGCCCGTGCCCCCGGAGCTGCAGGCTACCGTGGTGCCCGACCTGGAAACGCCGCTGCCCGTCACGCCCGCCCCAGTTATCGACCCCGCGCTGCCGCTACTGCTCTACAACAGCTACCACCTCGACCCGCAGTGGCGCGCCGACGAGCCGGCCAACCGCATCCTGGTGCTGGAGCCCTCGCATTTCCGACGGTTCCCGGTGAGCGGGGCGGTGCTGGCCTTCATCCAGCAACTGGCCACCG
Proteins encoded in this region:
- a CDS encoding FAD-binding domain-containing protein, which produces MSTHLRKLHAGQAHPEPTAAPNLSFPTRYADILDRVAAIDPVRYGRSRNFLNGALTYLSPYLSRGVISTRQVYEALQARGFAFDDMQKLASELGWRDFFQRVWEARGDELFTDLRQPQPGAQHHQLPRALPEARTGIAAVDGYLRRLPATGYLHNHLRMYVASLACNIGRAHWSAPAAWLYYHLLDGDLASNTCSWQWVAGAFASKQYYCNQENINHYTGSQQRHTYLDVAYGELPTLPVPPELQATVVPDLETPLPVTPAPVIDPALPLLLYNSYHLDPQWRADEPANRILVLEPSHFRRFPVSGAVLAFIQQLATDNIPDIQVFVGEVTELPHLADGPAIYTRQHPTTAHYPGTHDARPWLVPEVAGYFPSFFNYWKKCEKVLRRQEVDGTV
- a CDS encoding TIGR03643 family protein, whose translation is MPENAPLSPADIDRIIEMGWEDRTPFEAIETQFGLAEKDVIALMRREMKASSFRMWRARMSGRATKHRALRSDDVDGFKSNQQRSISLNKISKR